The DNA segment ccaccgttGTCAGAGAgaacgcccaccgacgtcagtgggcagtcatGGCCaagtcccgcaagggtaggcgccgagtagccggagcccacaagttcccaggtatgattatatgTCAGCCAATTAAGAGATCGTCTTGACACAGTAACTGTACTTTCATTTACCGTTATTCCTTTAATAAAGGTGAGATACCTTTCTTCCTGCATACCTGCCAGGAGTCTCTTCTGTCTCCTCTCCGGATCCTAGAAAATGACTCTCTCTGTAGCTCGAGGACACATTCCACCAGAGCTCATTCTACATCTTGGAGGAAAGAGCTGGTGTTTGTGATTCCTCCCCGTGGTGATTTTTCACTTTTGTGCTCCCAGGAATGGTAAAGGGAAAACCAGAATTCCTCCCCGGGTGTTGACTTTCCTTGTCTATTTCCTTGTAGGAAAgaagccgccccccccccatgtctATCCACATTTCGGAAAGTATTATTCCCAAACGTTTGGCCTCCACGTGTCGGACATCTGCTTAAGCCACTTGTCCCAGCTACGGCCCTTCAAGAGAGACATCTTACGAGAGCTGCACTAAGTGTCAGAATGCCCCAAACCAGGCGCTGAGGGAGAATAAGTGACCTGACCATTATACCGCTGTCTGTATAGGTTACAAAATGTATCCTTTTGGTATAGcggttatgggggggggggttggccgCATGTATAACCCTCACAAGTATTCAGGCAGTCCGTACCGCCGGACAGATCATCAAATCTTAGGTTGACTCTGCTGAGTCCTATTGAGTTTGATGGAGCTTTGGACGATTTTGCATCCTGAAAAGTAAAACTGAAATAAGTTAGGTCCGTTTTTAGGCTTTTTAgccctatttattttttattttttttatttatttttttttaaaaagccccATTTATTTGAACAGATGAGTTACCATGCTTCCTAGCAACTCCCGGCGGGTGGGGCAAGTTGACTTTATTGATGAGTGACTTGATGGACACAACTAGAACGATTGTGAATAGACTGGAGTTTACACAGTCATGTTTATAATTTGCCAGGTTGATGGCGGATCATGGAGATTACTATGAATGTCACTGTGGTGATGGAATTTTAGGAAGTTTGTTATACCTTTTAGTGGTCGCTTTTCATAACTATTCATAGAGTCTGTCAGGGTATAAGCCccctgtgtgtcatggagtctgtcagggtataagccccctgtgtgtcatggagtctgtcagggtataaggccccctgtgtgtcatggagtctgtcagggtataagcccccctgtgtgtcatggagtctgtcagAGTATAAGGCCccctgtgtgtcatggagtctgtcaggGTATAAGGCCCCTGTGTGTCATTAAGTCTGTCAGGGTATAAGGCCCCatgtgtgtcatggagtctgtcaggGTATAAGGCCCCCatgtgtgtcatggagtctgtcagggtataaggccccctgtgtgtcatggagtctgtcagggtataaggccccctgtgtgtcatggagtctgtcagggtataaggccccctgtgtgtcatggagtctgtcagggtataaggcccctgtgtgtcatggagtctgtcaggGTATAAGGCCCccctgtgtgtcatggagtctgtcagggtataaggccccctgtgtgtcatggagtctgtcagggtataaggccccctgtgtgtcatggagtctgtcagggtataaggccccctgtgtgtcatggagtctgtcagggtataaggccccctgtgtgtcatggagtctgtcaggGTATAAGGCAccctgtgtgtcatggagtctgtcagggtataaggccccctgtgtgtcatggagtctgtcagggtataagaccccctgtgtgtcatggagtctgtcagggtataagccccctgtgtgtcatggagtctgtcaggGTATAAGGTCccctgtgtgtcatggagtctgtcaggCAGTTTCATGCTACGTAGGGAGTAGCGGCTGCGTGCAAACCAGGGACCCCATGGAACAGCTGGAAATGAGAAGCCCCCTTGTTCGTATTTTACCAAGTGGAATCCTTAAAGCGCGAAGGAAACGTTCCACATTTTGGATTCAGAGCAGGATGATGTTTCTGGCCCATATTGACTAAGGTATGATTTCATTTGCCGGCTACTTAAAAAATGAGCCAGTTTGGAAGGAAACTGTAATTCTGCCGTTCCGAGAATCCCCAAAAAACCCTTTAGAATGCATAGAGATAGACGCCTGGTGTGGCGGTTCATGTAAGATACTCAGttcaatgattattattatttattgttgttttatatagcgccatcaaattccgtagcgctgtacaatgggtgaagAGAGCTGCAGATTGTAGCCTTACCTGCAGATGGGAAGGAGCAGCGCATGTTCAGCTTCTCCTCTGTAAAGACCTCTATCTTTTAACGCAGAGAGAACTTGTTCCCGCGCATCACATCTCTTCACCTCCTGCAGGACACACAGCGGTGGAATTAGAGaggtgcagagagagagaccacAGTTTCAAAAATGCGCAGGGAGCGACGCAGACAGAGCGGCGGGGGTTACATAGAGATACGCAGAGGGAGATGCGAACCtgaatgcatatatatttaatctcaGGATCCTCTTATGAATTAATGGACTTTAGAACTCTTAACTTACCCACGCTGGCTGACCCACTTCAATAATTGGCGCTATTATTATATTCTGCCCTTCACAAAGTCTAGACCTAATAATAAGTTGGtctattttcatattaaatatatatatatatatatatatacataaactttattttttattttaattgttaatattttgACTTTCAAGCTTTACATGATGAcataaagagaacaaaaagaGTAAAACGGAATAAAATGACTCCATCCATTAGTTCAGCAAATACTAATAGAATTACATAacgaaaaaataaagtatatagcGGTAgaatgtgtaagggtagtgtatgtgtatatatgtatctatgtatgtgtatatatgtgtgtttatgggctgtgtgtgtgtgtgtgtgaggtcagtgtatatgtgtgtttatgggcagatatGTGTGTCAGtggatgtttgtgtgtaagggcagtgcatgttaACACAACTAGCTAGTCAGCCATTCACAGGagagcaactcaatgcatttaggctcGTATACGCGGTCAGACAACTTGCTGAATTTCAAACCGAATGACTGAATGTGGCGTGTTGGTTGGTGCCGGAccggctggtctgagtattttagAAACCGAACTGCTGGGATTTTCACCCAAACCATCTCTGGGGCtcaagagaaaatatccagcgaGCCGCAGTTGTGTGACGAAAATGCTGCGTTGATGCCAGGGGAGaacgggcagactggttcaGGTCTGATGGGCAAATCCGGGTTTGGCGGAGACCGTTACCCAGCGGAATGTATAATGTCTAATGCAAAGTCTGGAGAGATAACGGTCCGGGGCGGTTTCTTTCTTTACTAACAGGCGATGTTCAGCCTCTGACTCTCTGCTTTAGATTATGGACTttcgttctaacatttctcctcctttgaaataaacctctctcctgtactttgttaaccccttcgcgacctttgccggttcaggaccgtcatgacaagaaggtcactaaatgacctttgacggtcctgaaccgtcaaaaagttaaataagcttagaaagtgatcaaggatcactttcttcgcttaaacggccttgctgcaatgcctcgatgtcgaggcattcagcaaggccgagatcggcatcgggggccatgtctggcccctccccggggcgtcaacagccgccatacattgtatggcggcggacgcccgttttaaaagcgtttaggaggcgatcaacgatcgcctcctaaacttaaatggtgtcgctggaatgcctcgatcaggaggcatccagcgacaccaaacacttacctttaggtgggctgtgaccgctccggagagcggtcacagccgcagctgccggtgatcttcgccatcaagtaagatggccgccgctctgtaaaaaaaaacaaacaagaaaaagtttgctagatggtctccagaccctctagagaactggctccacttgctggttgaatacaggtactgcattcaaccatgcaagtcaatggagcccagctttctaatcactatgtgattagtaaaatattaaaaaaaaaaaaaaaaaaaatgtgctaacatttaaaaataattatgcagtgatgtcactagatgaaccatccagtaccagcaaaatgtgtaaaaaaaatataaaaaaagtattaaaaaaataaaaaaataaaaaaataaagtttattattttgagcaagtgctaaaatttctcaaaaatctcaaagagttaaaataaaagcacttcaaatacccaaggggtgtctaatatataaaaaaatggctgatggggtaaattggagtggcctagctcacagatagggcataggtacagactgaccaaaatggagaaaaaaagcgcacttcccaaatgtggcattttaaatctgaaacaacccgacaaacccatgcatgtcgggtatcactgcactcaggagatgttcctgaacacatattggggggttgtttgacagtgacatataccagaacctgtatatctataactaaagtacaatttgtgtgaaaaaaattactattacaaagtttgacaaagtgtagttctataattggtgcatggaaagggttaaaataacagcattcggaataccctggggtgtctagttttccaaaatatatggtttgaatgggttaaattgagttaaccggcttcaaagatattccaaagaggagatggaggcagaatgaccaaatgaccacctgaattacgcatgccccaaaagtagccttttaccagccaaacaatctgacaaacccatgcatgtggggtatcgctgtactcaggagatgttcctgaacacacattggggtgttgtttgatagtggcatataccaggacctgtatatctataactaaagtacaatttgtgtggaaaaaaaaataaaaaaaattactattacaaagtttgacaaagtgtagttgtataattggtgcatggaaagggttaaaataacagcatttggaataccctggggtgtctagttttcaaaaatatatggtttgaatgggttaaattgagttaaccggcttcaaagatgttccaaagaggagatggaggcagactgaccagatttgttaaaaaagatttggaaatcataaaatgctgcttgtacttattgccctataacttacaaaaaacagcaaaaaaacctaaaaacattgggtatctctaaactcaggacaagtagtagaatctatttagctagtttttttacttgcttttttaggcgagtaaaagatttttcaaataaaagtcataaaatgtctttttttttcaatttttcaccatgttttttttattttttttatagtaaataagatgatacgatcaaaataatggtatctgaagaaagcccatcttgtcctgaaaaaaacaatatataacttatgtgggtacactaaatgggtgaggagaaaattacacctgaacacaagcaccacaaaagtgtcaaaacagcctcggtcccacagggtagaaaacgaaaaatgagcccggtccttaaggggttaaacccctttatgtgtttaaatgCCTCTTTcccatctcttctctctctcccatctctaCTAATGCATCCGTCTAAACACCCAGATGAACAAGAATTGGGATCTCAACCCCCAACCCTGCACCATGTGCTTTGTTTAACTCAGATGTAAGTTtacattaataacaatattaccgGCAGATATTAAGAGCCTCGTTATCCCAAGATACACGttagctttattttttcttttgctattaaatttattttgcaAGTTATGATGCTGACAGCTGTGACGTATTCTGGCCGTATTCACATACTTGGGAATGTTCCGGGGCGACATCATATCCCACCGCTCAGTAATCAAGATGGCGGCCAGGGAGGGGATTTCTGTAAACAGACGGGTCGCTAGGCTTCCTCAGCAACAAATAAACTTTAATCGCAACGAAACAAAGCCAAGTTCACATGAGCTGCCAATTCTAACCAATTCAATTACTGaaaattacttttatatatatattttattgtaataattTGAGTGCTTTATAAACAGAtcttatcataaaaataatcaatttgTCACCCCCCCAATCCTTAAGctcttaaaataattatttccaaacCCCACCTCGTCTGTCGCCAGTCACAGATCCCGTTTACCATCAGCCAATGGCTTACAGACCTCTGTATTGTTGAAGAGACGCGCCTTATCTTCGAGACCACCTGCAATGTTTCTTAAAGAAGGTCCCCCTCTGAATAATCAACTACAACCTGTCTCTTGTGAAGAAGCGATTTTAACACCAAACcctgcagtttatttatgagttTTCTATGAGGGTCCAACCGGTTTCTGAGCTTTCAATCCATTTACATTCAGATTTTGAACGATCCCGGTTTCCATTCATTTCTCCTCTGCTGATGTAAGGCTTACTGGTCTGCAGTCACCAGAACCCCGGAATCCTCCATGTTTTACGCGTCTCAGTGCTTTCTGTCTGAGGTTCCTTCCCTTCTTCTTCCTCCGTAACGACTGATCCCAAATATTCACTGAGTTTGTCCTCATTTACATATCTCTCATCAAAAGGAGTTTATTACAGCGCGAGACCCCCATATTTTACCCTTATTTATAGTTAACGAGGCCCAAACGGCAACAAACTTTCTATGATTTGGAATTcgcaaaacaattaaaatgatcAAACAATATTACCGAGTATCTTATTGTAGCAAAGCAGTGAATCACCCACTAAAACTTACTGTATATGAacaaacctgggaacttctgggctccggctacccagagcctactctagagggacgcggccaggactacccGCTGATCTCATGGGAAATATccttatttaaaggggaaacggGTGGgccatgtcaagaccccgcgacccggaggattcaggtgttgacccggagagttcccaggtatttatATGAGTATATTTGCAAGTATAAAgcagattaccgtatttgctcgttcataagacgaccctgattataagacgaccaaatctgaatattaatttaggaaaaaagaaaaagcctgaatataagacgcccctataggaaaaaagctttaccagtaaataataattaatctaaactatttttttaataaaagctatgaaagagaaaaagattttggttttatttccttctattttccaacttgcccccccccccagttatgcacatctgccactgaaatgccttataccccctatatgccactgtgccccatgatatgccttttaaccctctaaatgccactgtgccccatgatatgccttttaaccctatatgccactgtgccccttgatatgccttttgaccccctatgtgccactctgcctccagaaatgccttataccctatatgccactctggcatttagagggttaaatggcataagaccggtaagtggggcgggggggggggggagacaggaggatccaggtcccctgcagctctgcgggggatctggatcttaatcgtctcatagtcagacctatttgaggtctgattataaaacgaccccgattataagaagaggtttttttttcagagcatttgctctgaaaaaaacctcgtcttataatcgagcaaatacggtatatgactTTAAGCAATTCCTATAAAAGCTATTGATTTCTGTGAGTTATAAGAAGTGGACGCAGGGACCGGCACCAGGTGGGGGATTTTCTCCCGTCTCCTACACGGAATTCCCGGTACGGATCCCTTCTCTGCGGAGCTGCAAAGATAGAGAATACATTAATGTGTCGCCATAAAGACAGGATATAAAAACATCTTCCCGTTATCATTATGGACTTACATTTACGTCGTGGATGCGGCTGGAGACCCATCTGacgcttaaaagaaaaaaaatatttgttatagaAGGTGACGCCAATCTTCCCATCACAGGTATGTGGCGCGTGGCACTGCCCGTCTCCATCAAAGGGGGCTTTTAGACACAACGCCCCCCTTCCTGCCCCCACAGCCCATAACCCACCTGAGTTATCTGAAGACACAGCGCATGCAGCTCAGACACGTGACCCCCGAGTGACGCTGCCCCCCACGGCCACACTGACAATAGCCAGGGCACCAGCAAAATATGTCACGGACCCTCCACTAGGTTCCAACCCCATCatctaaatatttttgcattgCAAGGGTGTCCGGGAATTCTAcctaaacacacaaacacaccgtACCGGGTAGAATATGGAAAGCTGTGGCTGTAACGGCCGCACAAAATACCCCTTTAGTTAATGACGTTTCATTGGTGGAGGTAACGCTGTTACTGAATAGGCAGGGAGAGGACGGATTCCCTTTAGTATAACGGCGCCCTCTGGAGGCCAAACAGGGATCTATTACAAAAACTACAGATAAAGTAATGTGGGAGACGAACGGATTACTTACTGCCAGTCGGGGCGTAAACGGGAAGTTTGCCTGaaataaaggagaaaagaataaaataaacagatttaaaaataaataattaataccgGGGTTACGTGGAAggcattttggtgcaaagtATGAAAATTGGTGTAACTACATAGCAATCAGAAGTGTTattttattggttgctatggtgataaaggTGACATAATATTCCCCGTCATATACAATCAGAATTATTAGTGATGTGAAGAAGCCTCTATAGAGTATTCAGAAGCAGTAATTTGCGAACCTCTCCTCTTCCATAATATAAACCCAACAGCAGCAGCGACAGCGATCCCTGCAACGACTCCAATGACGATGTACACGGTGCTGCTGCTTCCGCCCTTCCTCGGATCTGAGTGACACAAAACAGGAGATATCAGTCAGGCGCAATCTGAGAATGTGATGTAAGTGTTGGGGTAATTACCCCTCTCCTTGCGGCACTCACCCCACATCACAATGCGTGGCTCTGCCAGGCTGCCGTGGTCCACGTGGCAGGAGTAACTGTCCCCCTCTTTTGGAGTCACTTCCACGGTGACCCTGATCTGGTAAGTGCCGTCGGTATTGGGGAGAACCTGTTTGGCCTCATCCGAGGGAATATCTATCTCGTTCCTCTTCCAATTCACGTCCACATCTCGGGGGTAAAACCCGTACACCTGGCAGTGAAGCTTTGTGGCCCCCTCTGAAGTCTGGGCCGAAACCTTCACCTCCGGGGCAACTGAGATCACAGAAAGGGTAAAataatggttaatggggttgCAGTTTAGAAGATTTGCCCCATTTGGATGTGTGGCCCCTGCTAGTGCTTTATGCCCCTGTTTCCCCCCTTGCGTGGTCAGCGCTGCCACTTCAGTTCCTCTACTAGAACATACAGGGGTTATAAATGATTCTGGGGCAGAGTCATTAATGGTCCAATCAGAAGAAGCATTTCCGCCTACTTTACATTCCACCCAAAAGTtgccaaaatcaggactgttctTAACAAATCAGGAGAGTTGGGAGTCATGCAGAAGATAAACAGTTAATAACAAATCCAGGAGAGGCTGGTGGGACCCGGTATGGAGAATGAAATTATAAACCAGATGAAGCCCCCAGGAGCCGTTACCCTCCGCGCTCCAGGTCCTCCCACCCCCGCgctccagccccccccccgctctcaCCTCTCCGCTCCAGCTCCTCCCGTCCGTTCTCGATGTATTTCTTCAGCCATTCTATACACTCGGACTCCAGGTAATTCTTATATCTCTCTCCCACTCGCACCTCCGGATCGTTCCATCTCTGTGCGGAGATCTGCGCCTCGGCAACGACCGGAACATAAACCCAGCGCTCGGTGTCCAGGGAGAGGAAATCCCCCCCGTCATATCCGTACTGATTATACCCCCCGGTGCTGCCGTCATCCCTCAGCTCACAGCCGTACATCCACTGCACAGAATGGACACCTGCAGAGAGCGGCACTCGTTACACCCGGCTGAGTGTGAGTGACGTGGGGGTCACACCCCGGGACCCCAGTATACGGACCCTCGCTGTACTGGGAGCAGAGCCGGTTACTGGGGGGACTGGGGAGCCTGTTTTCCCGGTTATTATAGCATGTTTCCGGTAATTAGTGATGTCatctgtatgatgtcataaagatGGTTTCTCGGGGCTATTATTCATTATACTGTATTGGGCTCCATCTCTATCAGCCCTTCatacagcagccaatcagagcatCGAACGCTGCGgacaataaagggttaaagttcATTCCCTTCCCTCTGGTTTATAAACCCCTCGGAGGGGaatgctgggagttgtagtggACACAGCGCGGGGAGTTACTGCTGTTGTGGTAGTGGACACAGCGCGGGGAGTTACTGCTGTTGTGGTAGTGGACACAGCGCGGGGAGTTACTGCTGTTGTGGTAGTGGACACAGCGCGGGGAGTTACTGCTGTTGTGGTAGTGGACACAGCGCGGGGAGTTACCGCTGTTGTGGTGGTGGACACAGCGCGGGGAGTTACTGCTGTTGTGGTAGCGGACACAGCGCGGGGAGTTACTGCTGTTGTGGTAGTGGACACAGCGCGGGGAGTTACTGCTGTTGTGGTAGTGGACA comes from the Spea bombifrons isolate aSpeBom1 chromosome 8, aSpeBom1.2.pri, whole genome shotgun sequence genome and includes:
- the LOC128503199 gene encoding H-2 class I histocompatibility antigen, Q9 alpha chain-like, with product MWPLLLIVGVSGVYCGHSLQYYYTAVSAPGHGLPEYISVGYVDGIQISDYNSDRGRTVPVARWMEKAGPEYWERETQKGKGNEAVFKYNVRTAMSRFNHTGGVHSVQWMYGCELRDDGSTGGYNQYGYDGGDFLSLDTERWVYVPVVAEAQISAQRWNDPEVRVGERYKNYLESECIEWLKKYIENGREELERRVAPEVKVSAQTSEGATKLHCQVYGFYPRDVDVNWKRNEIDIPSDEAKQVLPNTDGTYQIRVTVEVTPKEGDSYSCHVDHGSLAEPRIVMWDPRKGGSSSTVYIVIGVVAGIAVAAAVGFILWKRRGKLPVYAPTGTSDGSPAASTT